The Dasania marina DSM 21967 genome has a segment encoding these proteins:
- a CDS encoding YeaH/YhbH family protein encodes MSFIIDRRLNAKNKSTVNRQRFLKRYRKHIKKAVSDAIGKRSITDIEHGEKISIPSKEIDEPIFHHGQGGHSENVLPGNTDFITGDHIPRPPSGGGEGGSGSGASDKGEGEDDFIFNITQEEFLDFMFEDLELPNMIKRQLAGNEEFKIHRAGISNEGSPGKINIVRSLRSANARRIALTSSKRKKLAALQQELDQLQAVDMILRNHQRIEFLTDAIEKLSKLIKRVPWLDDFDLKYNLHVKVPNPQSKAVMFCLMDVSGSMDQTTKDIAKRFFILLYLFLQRNYQRTEVVFIRHHTSASEVDEQEFFYSRETGGTIVSSALKLMKTIIDSRYPSEQWNIYGAQASDGDNWNDDSSICRQLLSEDILPKVQYYSYIEITPREHQSLWEDYSIVQDQHPKSFAMQQLVDASEIYSVFRELFQKQIA; translated from the coding sequence ATGAGCTTTATTATAGATAGACGCCTCAACGCCAAAAACAAAAGCACGGTTAACCGCCAACGCTTTTTAAAGCGCTATCGCAAACATATTAAAAAAGCGGTTAGTGATGCCATAGGCAAGCGCTCCATCACCGATATAGAGCATGGCGAGAAAATCAGCATCCCCTCCAAAGAGATAGACGAGCCTATATTTCATCACGGCCAAGGCGGCCACTCAGAAAATGTGCTGCCGGGCAATACCGATTTCATTACTGGTGACCACATCCCCAGGCCACCCTCAGGTGGTGGCGAGGGTGGCTCTGGGTCTGGCGCCAGTGATAAGGGCGAGGGGGAAGATGACTTTATCTTCAACATCACCCAGGAAGAATTTCTAGACTTTATGTTTGAAGACCTGGAACTGCCCAACATGATTAAACGGCAGTTGGCTGGCAACGAAGAATTCAAAATACACCGCGCCGGCATTAGCAACGAAGGTTCACCGGGGAAAATCAATATCGTCAGATCTCTGCGTTCGGCCAATGCCCGACGCATAGCCCTAACCTCTTCGAAACGTAAAAAACTTGCCGCCCTGCAACAAGAGTTAGACCAGCTGCAAGCGGTAGACATGATATTACGAAACCACCAACGCATAGAGTTTCTAACAGACGCAATTGAAAAACTCAGCAAGCTTATAAAACGCGTACCTTGGTTAGATGACTTCGACCTTAAGTACAACTTGCATGTTAAAGTTCCCAATCCACAATCCAAAGCGGTAATGTTTTGCCTAATGGATGTCTCCGGTTCTATGGATCAAACCACCAAAGATATAGCCAAGCGTTTTTTTATATTACTGTATTTATTTTTACAACGTAACTACCAGCGTACCGAGGTGGTTTTTATACGCCACCACACTAGTGCCAGCGAAGTTGATGAACAGGAATTTTTCTATTCTAGGGAAACCGGCGGCACCATAGTTTCCAGCGCCTTAAAATTAATGAAAACCATTATTGATTCGCGCTACCCTTCCGAGCAGTGGAATATTTACGGCGCACAGGCATCTGACGGCGACAACTGGAATGATGACTCATCTATCTGCCGGCAGCTACTTAGTGAAGACATATTACCTAAAGTGCAATATTACTCTTACATAGAGATCACTCCCAGAGAGCATCAATCGCTATGGGAGGATTACAGCATTGTTCAAGACCAACATCCCAAATCATTTGCCATGCAACAACTCGTTGACGCGTCCGAAATTTATTCCGTTTTTCGCGAACTTTTCCAGAAGCAAATCGCATGA